A window of the Cynocephalus volans isolate mCynVol1 chromosome 10, mCynVol1.pri, whole genome shotgun sequence genome harbors these coding sequences:
- the LOC134388876 gene encoding olfactory receptor 7A5-like, which produces MEPGNATRVSEFLLLGFSQDSEHQPMLFGLFLSMFVVTVLGNLLIILAVSSDSHLHTPMYFFLSNLSFTDICFTSTTVPKMLVNIQTQSKSITYAGCIAQMYFFMVLGVMDTFLITVMAYDRFVAICHPLHYLVIMNPRLCSLLVLVSWILSLSHALIQSLLVLRLSFCSNWGIEHFYCELAQVLTLACSDTLVNHILIYMVMGLLGFVPFSGIIFSYSRIVSSILRIPFTNGKYRAFSTCGSHLSVVLLFYGTSLGVYLSSDASSSSW; this is translated from the coding sequence ATGGAACCAGGAAATGCAACAAGGGTTTCAGAATTTTTACTCCTGGGATTTTCCCAAGACTCAGAGCATCAGCCGATGCTATTTGGGCTGTTCCTGTCCATGTTCGTGGTCACTGTGCTCGGGaacctgctcatcatcctggcTGTGAGCTctgactcccacctccacacccccatgtatttcttcctctCCAACCTGTCCTTCACTGACATCTGCTTCACCTCCACCACTGTCCCGAAGATGCTGGTGAACATCCAGACACAGAGCAAATCCATTACTTATGCAGGCTGCATTGCCCAGATGTATTTTTTTATGGTGCTTGGAGTCATGGACACATTTCTAATCAccgtgatggcctatgaccgttTTGTGGCCATCTGCCACCCCCTGCACTACCTGGTCATCATGAACCCTCGCCTCTGCAGCCTGCTTGTGTTGGTGTCCTGGATCCTCAGCTTGTCACACGCCCTGATCCAGAGTCTGTTGGTGCTGCGGCTGTCCTTCTGCTCCAACTGGGGAATTGAACACTTTTACTGTGAACTTGCTCAGGTCCTCACGCTTGCCTGCTCAGACACACTCGTCAACCACATCCTGATATATATGGTGATGGGTCTTCTTGGCTTTGTGCCCTTCTCAGGGATCATTTTCTCCTATAGCCGAATTGTCTCTTCCATCCTGAGGATCCCATTTACTAACGGCAAGTATAGAGCCTTTTCTACCTGTGGGTCTCACCTGTCTGTGGTTTTGTTGTTCTATGGGACAAGCCTTGGTGTGTATCTCAGTTCTGATGCATCCTCCTCTTCCTGGTAG